In Epinephelus moara isolate mb chromosome 9, YSFRI_EMoa_1.0, whole genome shotgun sequence, a genomic segment contains:
- the lhfpl2a gene encoding LHFPL tetraspan subfamily member 2a protein, translating into MCHVIVTCRSMLWTLLSIVAAFGELIAFMSTDWLVGYPRTPDAVFGPHGATTAGEAYRPTLGIYGRCIKLPHLKRGILCGPYAIHFGEIASGFWQATSIFLAAGILLLCAVAFISVFTMCFQSIMKKSIFNVCGLLQGIAGLFLILGLMLYPAGWGSDKVQLYCGPDAAPYRAGLCSMGWAFYTAMGGTVLTFICAVFSAQAEIATSSDKVQEEIEEGKSLICLL; encoded by the exons ATGTGCCATGTCATTGTCACCTGCCGCTCCATGCTGTGGACTTTGCTGAGTATTGTGGCCGCCTTTGGAGAGCTCATCGCCTTCATGAGCACTGATTGGCTGGTAGGATACCCTCGAACCCCTGATGCCGTCTTCGGCCCCCATGGGGCCACAACAGCCGGAGAAGCCTACAGACCCACTTTAGGAATCTACGGCCGCTGTATAAAACTGCCCCACCTGAAGCGTGGAATACTGTGCGGACCGTACGCAATACACTTTGGGGAGATTGCCAGCGGGTTCTGGCAGGCTACTTCTATCTTCCTGGCGGCAGGGatcctgctgctgtgtgctgtgGCGTTCATCTCGGTCTTCACCATGTGCTTCCAAAGCATCATGAAGAAGAGCATCTTCAACGTGTGTGGACTGCTGCAAGGGATTGCAG GTCTGTTTTTGATCCTGGGTCTGATGTTGTACCCCGCTGGCTGGGGTTCAGACAAGGTCCAGCTGTACTGCGGCCCTGATGCGGCTCCATACCGGGCTGGGCTCTGCTCCATGGGCTGGGCCTTCTACACTGCCATGGGCGGCACTGTGCTCACCTTCATCTGCGCCGTCTTCTCTGCACAGGCTGAGATCGCCACCTCCAGCGACAAGGTTCAGGAGGAGATCGAGGAGGGGAAAAGCCTTATCTGCCTCCTCTGA